One part of the Dyadobacter sp. 676 genome encodes these proteins:
- a CDS encoding cation:proton antiporter: MHLLNIHISTLPIEDPVLKFLIELVIILGAPLLLNKIKVPHLLGLLIAGALVGPNGLNLLARDSSVVVTGTTGLLYIMFLAGLEIDMGDFKRNKWKSIGFTAYTFAIPFILGLIGGYYVLHFSVLTTVLFASLFSSHTLIAYPLVSKLGISKNLSVNITVGGTMLTDVLSLLVLAVVVGMTQGEVDSAFWIRLIVSVLAFSLVVLFVFPIIGRWFFKRVGDKISQYIFVLVMIYLAAVLAELAGIEAIIGAFFAGLALNRLIPHSSSLMNRVEFVGNAIFIPFFLISVGMLIDFKVIVKSWETVGVAAVMLVASIGGKYLAALFTQKTFKLTKDEGMLIFGMSSASAAATLAAVMVGYNIVIAETANGEPVRLLSEHVLNGSILLILISCTVSSFVSMSSAEKIAEADKEDTASGINRENENILIAVNYEDTVEKLVNLGLMIKAGHNDDRLFALNVVNDDKNESSVKNAEKTLHIATDTAAAADVTIRQVTRYDQDVSSGISNVIKEQRITDLLIGLQSGKGFTPSFIYNLYNGYLQNDNVNTFIYHAAQPIATVKSYVVLIPARAEREPGFFHALLRVWNIAKNSGAEMRFYAGEPVIRTLKRVLSKSNIESSLHTIASWREAQEAAMQLAADEGLIIFMAKRGMISYFPQMGDIPDFLNQHASENNFLLIFPFSQQDDDQTERRSVSNHDDFIEIGKIIGRIFPG; encoded by the coding sequence ATGCATTTACTGAACATTCACATCAGTACCCTGCCTATCGAAGATCCGGTACTGAAATTTCTCATCGAGCTCGTCATCATTCTGGGCGCTCCGCTGCTGCTCAACAAGATCAAAGTGCCGCATCTGCTCGGGCTGCTCATCGCGGGGGCGCTCGTTGGCCCCAACGGCCTGAATCTGCTCGCCCGCGACAGCAGCGTGGTTGTTACCGGCACCACCGGGTTGCTCTACATCATGTTCCTCGCGGGCCTCGAAATAGATATGGGCGATTTCAAAAGGAACAAATGGAAAAGTATCGGTTTTACGGCCTACACTTTCGCCATTCCGTTCATCCTGGGGCTGATAGGAGGATATTATGTGCTGCATTTCTCAGTACTTACCACCGTCCTTTTTGCCAGCCTTTTTTCTTCGCACACGCTCATTGCGTATCCGCTCGTGAGCAAGCTGGGTATTTCCAAAAACCTTTCGGTGAACATTACCGTGGGAGGGACAATGCTTACGGACGTCCTCTCGCTGCTGGTACTGGCGGTGGTGGTCGGTATGACGCAGGGCGAAGTCGACAGTGCGTTCTGGATCAGGCTCATTGTGTCGGTGCTGGCGTTCAGCCTGGTTGTGCTGTTTGTTTTTCCGATCATAGGGAGATGGTTTTTCAAAAGGGTGGGCGACAAGATCTCACAGTATATTTTTGTACTCGTGATGATCTACCTGGCGGCGGTACTGGCCGAACTGGCGGGTATCGAAGCCATTATCGGCGCCTTTTTTGCCGGACTTGCCCTTAACCGCCTGATCCCGCATTCGTCGTCGCTCATGAACCGGGTCGAGTTTGTCGGCAATGCGATATTTATTCCCTTCTTTCTGATCAGCGTGGGAATGCTGATCGATTTCAAGGTGATCGTCAAAAGCTGGGAAACCGTCGGCGTGGCGGCGGTGATGCTTGTCGCTTCCATCGGCGGCAAATACCTCGCTGCGCTGTTTACCCAAAAGACCTTCAAACTCACCAAAGACGAGGGAATGCTGATTTTCGGTATGAGTTCGGCATCGGCGGCGGCCACGCTGGCGGCGGTGATGGTGGGTTATAATATTGTAATCGCCGAAACCGCAAACGGCGAACCCGTCCGCCTTTTGAGCGAACACGTGCTGAACGGAAGTATTCTGCTCATTCTCATTTCCTGTACGGTTTCCTCTTTCGTGTCGATGTCGAGTGCCGAAAAAATCGCCGAAGCGGACAAGGAGGATACGGCCTCCGGCATCAACCGCGAAAATGAAAACATCCTGATTGCCGTAAACTACGAAGATACGGTTGAGAAACTGGTGAATCTCGGACTGATGATCAAGGCCGGGCATAACGACGACCGCCTGTTCGCCCTGAATGTCGTGAACGACGACAAAAATGAGTCGTCCGTCAAGAACGCCGAAAAAACCCTGCACATTGCGACAGACACCGCTGCGGCGGCCGATGTGACGATCCGGCAAGTTACCCGCTACGACCAGGACGTTTCCAGCGGAATCAGCAATGTGATCAAGGAGCAGCGGATTACCGACCTGCTCATAGGCCTTCAATCGGGAAAAGGCTTCACGCCTTCGTTTATCTACAACCTTTACAACGGCTACCTTCAGAACGACAACGTCAATACATTCATTTACCACGCAGCGCAGCCTATCGCTACCGTCAAAAGTTATGTGGTGCTGATTCCCGCCAGGGCGGAAAGGGAGCCCGGCTTTTTCCATGCATTGCTGCGGGTGTGGAATATCGCTAAAAATTCGGGCGCCGAAATGCGCTTCTACGCAGGCGAGCCGGTGATCCGAACACTGAAACGCGTGCTAAGCAAGTCGAACATAGAGTCGTCCCTGCACACGATCGCGAGCTGGCGGGAAGCCCAGGAAGCGGCCATGCAGCTCGCCGCCGATGAAGGCCTGATCATCTTCATGGCC
- a CDS encoding FAD-dependent oxidoreductase, which produces MKYLLTTFILLRSLFGVAQAQYDVVVYGGTPGGVIAAVAGAREGASVLLLEQTAHVGGLNTSGIGTAESEHMIEETISGLPLEFYTRMSQFYGKDKVQFYFESHVAEKTFNDLLSEAGVKVVFNAFVEKVDKRSGSIRFIRLTNGQQVAGKVFIDCTYEGDLMARSGVSYTYGRESRDEYGESYAGVRFMDEPIDASPYDDSGRLLPGFTERRTLTEGQADRRVMNYNFRVVMSTLDNRVPFPKPDKYDPDRFIMLRRLLKNKPETRFHDIIDLYAWNYPEGKFETNNKQKSVISLGHFGGNTEYPDADYARRKAIYDDHKNWTLGLLYFLANDASVPKSLHDEVNRYGFTADEFRDNGNFPYYLYIREARRMKGALIQTQQDILERRSKPDAICLGSHWIDSHHVQRVAVSKTQFVNEGRIWHPVTAPYEFSYRTLTQTAAECTNLLVPVCLSVSHVAFCSARVESTWMQLGNSAGIAAAMAASENKDVQQIDVAALQTRLRKKGVIISIGHQQWDGDRDVRKK; this is translated from the coding sequence ATGAAATACCTACTGACGACATTCATTCTACTTCGATCACTGTTTGGTGTTGCGCAGGCGCAATACGATGTTGTGGTATATGGCGGCACCCCCGGCGGGGTAATCGCGGCGGTAGCCGGGGCACGGGAGGGGGCCAGCGTGCTCCTGCTCGAACAAACAGCGCATGTCGGGGGGCTGAACACAAGCGGGATCGGGACGGCTGAGTCCGAGCACATGATCGAGGAAACGATCTCCGGCTTGCCTTTGGAGTTCTATACCCGCATGAGCCAATTTTACGGGAAGGACAAGGTGCAGTTTTATTTCGAATCGCATGTGGCCGAGAAAACTTTTAACGACCTCCTTTCCGAGGCCGGCGTGAAAGTCGTTTTCAATGCATTTGTAGAAAAGGTGGACAAAAGATCGGGAAGTATCCGGTTTATCCGGCTGACTAACGGACAACAGGTCGCCGGGAAGGTCTTTATCGACTGTACTTATGAAGGCGACCTCATGGCCCGGTCAGGCGTGTCCTATACATACGGACGCGAAAGCCGGGACGAATACGGGGAGTCGTATGCCGGTGTGAGGTTTATGGATGAACCGATAGATGCGAGCCCGTACGACGATTCGGGCAGGCTATTGCCGGGTTTCACAGAACGCCGTACGTTGACGGAAGGGCAAGCCGACAGGCGAGTGATGAACTATAACTTCCGCGTCGTAATGTCGACTCTCGACAATCGTGTGCCGTTTCCCAAGCCGGATAAATATGACCCGGACCGTTTCATAATGCTTAGGCGCCTTTTGAAAAACAAGCCTGAAACCCGGTTCCATGACATCATCGACCTGTATGCGTGGAATTATCCTGAAGGCAAGTTTGAAACCAATAACAAACAGAAATCGGTGATATCGCTCGGGCATTTCGGCGGTAATACCGAATACCCCGACGCCGATTACGCCCGACGGAAAGCGATTTACGACGATCACAAGAACTGGACACTCGGGCTGCTGTACTTTCTGGCCAACGACGCGTCGGTGCCGAAGAGCCTGCACGACGAAGTGAACCGCTACGGATTTACGGCCGACGAATTCCGGGATAACGGCAACTTCCCTTACTATCTCTATATCCGGGAGGCTCGGAGAATGAAAGGCGCGCTGATTCAGACCCAGCAGGATATCCTTGAAAGACGTTCCAAACCCGACGCGATTTGTCTCGGCTCGCATTGGATCGACAGCCATCACGTACAGCGCGTGGCCGTTTCCAAAACGCAGTTCGTGAACGAAGGCAGGATATGGCACCCTGTTACGGCGCCCTACGAGTTTTCCTACCGGACGCTCACACAGACGGCCGCAGAATGCACCAATTTACTGGTGCCTGTTTGTCTGTCGGTTTCGCATGTCGCATTTTGTTCGGCAAGGGTGGAGTCTACCTGGATGCAGCTGGGGAACAGCGCGGGTATCGCGGCGGCGATGGCTGCCTCGGAGAACAAGGATGTGCAGCAGATCGACGTTGCCGCCTTACAGACAAGGTTGAGGAAGAAAGGTGTTATTATCAGCATCGGCCATCAGCAATGGGACGGCGATAGGGACGTCCGTAAAAAATAG
- a CDS encoding amidohydrolase family protein gives MESISRKTFIRNSGLLLAGGILTGKPETSVSSKPHTGNGSHSAKKWTLKNVRLETGFIYRDDEVTATQTGLFRIEIEDGKIKAVLPNDPKADATDARGHLMLPAFRDMHIHLDKTFYGGPWKARLAKNRTVKDMIAFEQKTLPELLKTSAYRAGKLIGLLQSKGTNFARSHVNIEPTSGLQSLKNLQKAIEDKKGTFGAELVAFPQHGIFYSHSEQWMKDAATMDIDFIGGLDPNAIDGSVEKQIDFIVQLALDHRKGIDIHLHEGGEPGLRTVEYLTQKVIENPALAGKTFLSHCFVLARLEKAKLEETAEKLAHARVGVISTIPFGGTIMPIPTLYRYGVNVMTGNDSIVDHWNTFGTGSVLQKANLMAQLYGQSTELELSRCLKLATGDILPLDDKGRQQWPKAGDDASVVLVDASCSAEAVARISPVTALVHQGNLVFKNNTHKS, from the coding sequence ATGGAGTCCATTTCACGCAAAACATTCATCCGGAATTCCGGCTTGCTGCTTGCAGGCGGGATACTGACCGGAAAACCCGAAACTTCCGTTTCAAGCAAGCCGCACACCGGGAACGGCAGCCATTCCGCGAAGAAATGGACATTGAAAAACGTACGGCTGGAAACCGGCTTTATTTACCGGGACGACGAAGTTACCGCTACCCAAACCGGTCTGTTCAGGATCGAAATAGAAGACGGAAAAATCAAAGCCGTGCTTCCGAACGACCCGAAAGCCGATGCCACCGACGCCCGGGGGCATTTGATGCTTCCGGCGTTCAGGGACATGCACATCCATCTGGACAAAACTTTTTACGGCGGCCCCTGGAAAGCACGCCTGGCAAAGAACCGGACTGTGAAGGACATGATCGCTTTCGAGCAAAAAACATTGCCCGAACTGCTCAAAACCTCCGCTTACCGCGCCGGAAAGCTCATCGGACTGCTGCAATCGAAGGGTACGAATTTTGCCCGGAGCCACGTCAATATCGAGCCTACGTCCGGACTGCAATCTTTAAAGAACCTGCAAAAGGCGATAGAAGATAAAAAAGGTACCTTCGGCGCCGAGCTTGTGGCATTTCCGCAGCACGGTATTTTCTATTCCCATTCGGAACAATGGATGAAGGATGCCGCCACGATGGATATCGATTTCATCGGCGGCCTCGACCCCAATGCCATCGACGGCAGCGTGGAAAAACAAATCGACTTTATCGTACAGCTGGCCCTCGACCACCGCAAAGGTATCGACATCCACTTGCACGAAGGCGGCGAACCCGGCCTGCGAACCGTCGAATATCTGACGCAAAAGGTAATCGAGAACCCCGCGCTCGCAGGCAAAACCTTCCTGAGCCACTGCTTCGTACTCGCCCGCCTTGAAAAAGCGAAGCTGGAAGAAACAGCCGAAAAGCTCGCACACGCACGTGTGGGCGTAATCTCGACCATCCCGTTTGGCGGTACTATCATGCCCATCCCGACGCTCTACCGCTACGGTGTGAATGTGATGACCGGCAACGACAGCATTGTCGACCACTGGAATACCTTCGGCACGGGAAGCGTGTTGCAGAAGGCCAACCTGATGGCCCAGCTTTACGGGCAATCGACTGAACTGGAACTCTCGCGCTGCCTTAAACTGGCCACCGGCGACATTCTGCCGCTCGACGACAAAGGCAGGCAGCAATGGCCCAAGGCCGGCGACGACGCGAGTGTGGTACTGGTTGATGCCAGTTGCTCGGCCGAGGCTGTTGCGCGTATCTCGCCGGTAACGGCGCTGGTGCATCAAGGGAATTTGGTATTCAAAAATAATACGCACAAGTCGTAG
- a CDS encoding helix-turn-helix transcriptional regulator has protein sequence MNSKTAFPTLGIDAFDSSPESGYKLLRHEADGKSRIEKPHKHDFFMLFVIKTGGGKHSIDFVDYPVGDNQVHLLFPGQVHRWELDEGTTGFQLMVGRRAFETSSNFLRLSFILYRNHQVIDLPQEAFQALCYELEAMEKELGSGGIDWDMVQLRSRVALQLVSREAERIFDDIGTYRANPILFRYHALVDTHFRTHKTVAFYADQLNISANYLNILCKRHLHVPATFLIHNRVGLEAKRLLLVSGQSAKEIAFELGFSDLPHFSNFFKAQTGLSPRAFRNAL, from the coding sequence ATGAATTCAAAAACGGCATTTCCTACGCTGGGCATCGACGCTTTCGACTCTTCCCCGGAGTCGGGTTACAAACTTTTGCGCCACGAGGCGGATGGAAAAAGCCGGATCGAGAAGCCGCACAAGCATGATTTCTTCATGCTTTTTGTGATAAAAACGGGCGGAGGCAAGCATTCGATCGACTTTGTCGATTACCCGGTCGGGGATAACCAGGTGCATCTGCTGTTTCCCGGCCAGGTGCACCGGTGGGAACTGGACGAAGGCACAACCGGCTTTCAGCTCATGGTCGGGCGGCGTGCATTCGAAACCTCCTCCAATTTTTTGCGGCTGTCGTTTATCCTGTACCGCAACCACCAGGTGATCGACCTGCCGCAGGAGGCCTTTCAGGCACTTTGCTACGAGCTGGAAGCTATGGAAAAGGAACTGGGCAGCGGCGGTATCGACTGGGATATGGTACAACTTCGCAGCCGGGTGGCCCTGCAACTGGTTAGCCGCGAGGCCGAACGCATTTTCGACGACATCGGTACTTACCGCGCCAATCCGATCCTGTTCCGGTATCACGCCCTGGTAGACACGCATTTCCGTACGCACAAGACCGTAGCATTCTATGCCGATCAGCTCAACATTTCGGCAAACTACCTCAATATCCTGTGCAAAAGGCACTTGCACGTACCGGCAACGTTCCTTATCCATAACCGCGTGGGGCTGGAAGCGAAGCGTCTGCTGCTTGTATCGGGGCAATCGGCCAAGGAGATCGCTTTTGAACTAGGGTTTAGCGATCTTCCTCATTTCTCCAACTTCTTCAAGGCCCAAACGGGCCTGTCGCCACGTGCTTTTCGCAATGCGTTATAA
- a CDS encoding DUF1684 domain-containing protein, with protein MKTYIYRLLGLAAVLVFGAFTVNDHTYEEQIREWHLKRVESLKAESGWLNLAGLFWLDEGKNTFGGAEENDILFPADKSSPFLGEIWLENGHITLKARPGAGIFNGDQPVTEIDIFPDGQPVTLRHGSLRWFVIKRGEKYAIRLRDLEGPFLKNFTGIERYPVQEKWRIKARFVPTEGHTVPITDITGRTDDQVSPGRLVFTVDGREYSLDAVGQPENLFIIFADQTNRHETYGSGRFLYAAVEADGTAWLDFNKAINPPCAFSPYATCPLPPKQNKLAVAISAGEKRYGDH; from the coding sequence ATGAAAACATATATTTATCGATTGCTCGGGCTGGCCGCGGTGCTGGTGTTCGGCGCATTTACGGTCAACGACCATACCTACGAAGAGCAGATCCGAGAATGGCATCTTAAACGTGTCGAAAGCCTGAAAGCGGAATCGGGATGGCTTAACCTGGCCGGGCTTTTCTGGCTCGATGAAGGGAAGAACACATTCGGTGGGGCCGAGGAAAACGACATTCTTTTTCCGGCCGATAAAAGCAGTCCGTTCCTGGGCGAGATATGGCTCGAAAACGGCCATATCACGCTTAAAGCCAGGCCCGGCGCCGGCATATTCAATGGCGACCAGCCTGTGACGGAGATCGATATTTTCCCCGACGGCCAGCCGGTTACGCTAAGGCACGGATCGCTCCGGTGGTTCGTTATCAAGCGCGGCGAGAAGTACGCGATCCGCCTGCGCGACCTGGAAGGACCGTTTTTAAAGAATTTTACCGGCATCGAGAGATACCCCGTTCAGGAGAAATGGCGTATAAAGGCGCGTTTTGTGCCTACCGAAGGCCATACGGTTCCTATTACCGACATTACCGGCCGCACCGACGACCAGGTGTCGCCCGGCAGGCTGGTTTTTACCGTGGACGGCCGGGAATATAGCCTCGACGCCGTGGGCCAGCCGGAAAACCTGTTCATCATCTTTGCCGACCAGACCAATAGGCACGAAACTTATGGCTCGGGCCGCTTCCTGTACGCGGCCGTCGAAGCTGACGGCACAGCCTGGCTCGATTTCAACAAAGCCATCAACCCGCCTTGTGCATTCTCCCCGTATGCGACCTGTCCGTTGCCCCCGAAGCAAAACAAGCTGGCCGTTGCCATTTCGGCCGGTGAAAAGCGTTACGGAGACCATTAA
- a CDS encoding sulfatase: MLEMFKICIILNALLSLGTTGTIRERFSPEGGEILKEVPVAARRSAVRRTAVRRAAVRPNIVIIMADDLDSRQLSCYGGRNLKTTHIDALAKDGLKFHNLIASEAMCVPTRASLFTGLYPVRHGSFQNHKPVYDNLKSVAHYLGDLGYRVGLTGKDHVTKPKNVFPFDIVDGFEPNCVAPTDDYRLDDVKKYITAGDKPYCLFIMSINPHAPWTVGDTTEFDAAKLKLPANWVDTPVTRRQFVKYLAEVRRLDNQVGDVLNLLKETGQDKNTIVIFLGEQGAQFPGAKWNLYDTGQRSSMLIRWPGRVKPSSETSALVQYEDITPTLIDIAGGKAVAGLDGRSFLPVIAGKSREARDYAFGIHNNIPEGDPYPIRSIRDHRYKLILNLTPDRQYYNRFMMNRERKDRNTVWFSWVENGSDPKAGKIIERFVNRPAVEFYDTRNDPFELDNLAADPQYAQRIAALRAQLETWMKQQGDEGASMDKVYPKKQEAR, from the coding sequence ATGCTTGAAATGTTTAAAATCTGTATTATTCTCAACGCGTTGCTGTCGCTGGGCACGACCGGCACGATTCGTGAAAGGTTTTCGCCGGAAGGCGGCGAAATACTGAAAGAAGTGCCGGTCGCCGCCCGACGGAGCGCCGTGCGACGGACCGCCGTGCGACGGGCCGCCGTCCGACCTAACATCGTGATCATTATGGCCGACGATCTCGACAGTCGCCAGCTGAGTTGCTACGGTGGCCGGAACCTGAAAACGACGCATATCGATGCTTTGGCGAAGGACGGGTTGAAATTCCATAACCTGATCGCTTCCGAAGCCATGTGCGTGCCGACGAGGGCGTCGCTTTTTACGGGTCTTTACCCGGTGCGGCACGGCTCTTTTCAGAACCATAAGCCGGTATACGACAACTTGAAAAGCGTGGCGCATTATCTTGGCGATCTGGGTTACCGTGTGGGGCTTACCGGTAAGGACCATGTGACCAAACCGAAAAACGTGTTTCCTTTCGATATTGTCGACGGTTTCGAACCCAATTGCGTTGCCCCGACCGACGATTACCGGCTGGACGACGTGAAGAAATACATTACGGCCGGCGACAAGCCGTACTGCCTTTTTATCATGAGCATCAATCCGCACGCCCCGTGGACAGTAGGCGATACGACGGAATTTGATGCTGCCAAATTGAAACTTCCCGCCAACTGGGTAGATACGCCCGTTACGCGCAGGCAATTCGTAAAATACCTGGCGGAAGTGCGGCGGCTGGACAACCAGGTGGGAGACGTGCTGAACCTGTTGAAAGAGACCGGTCAGGACAAAAATACGATCGTGATCTTCCTGGGCGAGCAGGGGGCGCAGTTTCCGGGAGCGAAATGGAACCTGTATGATACCGGCCAGCGGAGTTCGATGCTCATCAGGTGGCCGGGACGGGTAAAGCCGTCGTCGGAAACCAGCGCATTGGTGCAATACGAAGACATTACCCCGACGCTGATCGACATAGCGGGCGGCAAAGCCGTGGCAGGCCTGGATGGCCGGAGCTTTCTGCCGGTAATCGCCGGGAAGAGCAGGGAGGCGCGGGATTATGCATTCGGCATTCACAACAACATTCCCGAGGGCGATCCATACCCGATCCGCAGCATTCGCGACCATCGTTACAAGCTGATCCTCAATCTCACGCCCGACAGGCAGTATTATAACCGCTTTATGATGAACCGCGAACGTAAGGACCGCAATACCGTCTGGTTTTCCTGGGTGGAAAACGGCAGCGACCCGAAGGCTGGAAAAATCATCGAGCGCTTTGTAAACCGGCCTGCGGTGGAGTTTTACGATACTCGGAACGACCCGTTCGAACTGGATAACCTTGCCGCCGATCCGCAATATGCGCAACGCATTGCCGCGCTGAGGGCGCAGCTCGAAACCTGGATGAAACAGCAGGGCGACGAGGGGGCTTCCATGGATAAAGTGTACCCTAAAAAACAGGAAGCCAGATGA
- a CDS encoding sulfatase: MFRKVVLTAMLLAPGFWKVQAQKKNTPQPPNIVLIVSDDHSAPFLGSYGYPQIKTPHIDRLAEEGIRFTRAYTTAPQCVLSRAAIMTGRNTLDVQMTRFSAPLDASVTAFPELLRKNGYHTGILGRNFHLDGNRRVPETVTVLEKYGLETFKNRVDYLNVTGNRDSIFQQYTDFLGKAPKNKPFFVQVGYSDPHRIFNAQNFEPDPQSLTLPGHWPDTKALRADFASYLGEIQRLDSDVGRVLDDLKKRGLEENTLVVFIGDNGGALLRGKGTLYDLGIHVPLIVRYPKLIRGGQVSDVLVSGIDIAPTLLTVAGIPVPEEITGKSLTPAFADLRQGGHEYIFAVRGAHGQGLPTNSSNFDLGRTIFNKKYKLIYNAIWQIPYHPVDFAGQPFWLELKQQHAEGKLAEKYDKLLFADRRKMFEMYDLLADPDETDNLSGKPEVAAIEHDLKARLQDWMILNRDYLPLPIAPEN; the protein is encoded by the coding sequence ATGTTCAGAAAAGTAGTTTTAACCGCGATGCTCTTAGCGCCGGGATTTTGGAAAGTACAGGCGCAAAAAAAGAATACCCCGCAACCGCCCAACATCGTTCTCATCGTATCCGACGACCATAGTGCGCCGTTCTTGGGCAGCTACGGTTATCCGCAGATCAAAACGCCCCATATCGACCGGCTGGCGGAGGAGGGTATCCGCTTCACACGGGCCTACACGACGGCCCCGCAATGTGTGCTTTCGCGTGCGGCGATCATGACCGGGCGTAACACGCTCGATGTGCAGATGACCCGCTTCTCCGCGCCCCTCGACGCCTCCGTGACGGCCTTTCCCGAGCTGCTGCGCAAAAATGGCTATCATACCGGCATTCTCGGCCGGAACTTCCATCTCGACGGCAACCGCCGTGTGCCCGAAACCGTGACCGTCCTGGAAAAATATGGTTTGGAAACCTTCAAAAACCGCGTCGACTACCTGAATGTGACCGGTAACCGCGACAGCATTTTCCAGCAGTATACGGACTTTCTCGGGAAAGCGCCCAAAAACAAGCCCTTCTTCGTGCAGGTCGGTTACAGCGACCCGCACCGGATTTTCAACGCCCAAAACTTCGAACCTGATCCGCAATCGCTCACGTTGCCGGGCCATTGGCCCGATACCAAAGCGCTACGGGCCGATTTTGCTTCCTACCTGGGCGAAATCCAGCGGCTCGACAGCGACGTAGGCCGTGTCCTGGACGATTTGAAAAAGCGAGGCCTGGAAGAGAACACGCTGGTCGTTTTCATCGGCGATAATGGCGGGGCATTGCTGCGGGGCAAGGGCACGTTGTACGACCTGGGTATTCACGTTCCGCTGATCGTTCGCTATCCGAAGCTGATCAGGGGCGGGCAAGTCAGCGATGTACTGGTTTCCGGCATCGACATAGCGCCGACGCTCCTGACGGTCGCCGGCATCCCGGTTCCCGAAGAAATCACCGGGAAAAGCCTCACACCGGCATTCGCCGACCTGCGGCAGGGAGGCCATGAATACATATTCGCCGTCCGCGGGGCGCACGGGCAGGGTTTACCGACCAATTCTTCCAATTTTGATCTCGGCAGGACTATTTTCAACAAAAAGTACAAGCTGATTTACAACGCGATCTGGCAGATCCCTTACCATCCGGTCGATTTCGCGGGGCAGCCGTTCTGGCTGGAACTCAAACAGCAGCACGCCGAAGGCAAGCTGGCCGAAAAATACGACAAGCTCCTCTTTGCCGACCGTCGTAAAATGTTCGAAATGTATGACTTACTGGCCGATCCCGACGAAACGGACAACCTCTCGGGCAAACCGGAAGTAGCTGCGATCGAGCATGATCTGAAAGCCCGTTTGCAGGATTGGATGATTTTGAACCGCGACTATTTGCCGTTGCCCATTGCGCCGGAGAACTGA
- a CDS encoding DUF421 domain-containing protein, with amino-acid sequence MFEFADWRKILMHDHPFGFLLEVVIRTIIMFLIILLALRASGRRGIKQLSIFELVLIIGLGSAAGDPMFYDDVGILPALVVFLVVITLYISVTRLSDRFVKVEKMLEGEPLYVIREGKLLMDAFRESGLSQDEFFAELRLRNVAHLGQVRTVLIETSGEFSVLYYPDDQVKYGLPIFPDELQKKLGDGRLPGKNCEYIACAKCGGLREKNQGENLPACTECDVCEWVEASNAKRIA; translated from the coding sequence ATGTTTGAATTCGCAGATTGGAGAAAGATCCTGATGCACGACCACCCGTTCGGCTTCCTGCTGGAAGTCGTGATCCGGACGATCATCATGTTCCTGATCATCCTGCTTGCATTGCGGGCCTCGGGGCGGCGCGGGATCAAGCAACTTTCTATTTTCGAGCTTGTACTCATCATCGGCCTGGGTTCTGCCGCCGGCGACCCGATGTTTTATGACGACGTCGGCATTCTGCCCGCTCTCGTGGTCTTTCTGGTCGTGATTACGCTGTACATCAGCGTCACCAGGCTTTCCGACCGTTTCGTGAAGGTCGAAAAAATGCTCGAAGGCGAGCCGTTGTACGTGATCCGCGAGGGAAAACTGCTCATGGACGCATTCCGCGAGTCGGGGCTTTCGCAGGACGAATTCTTCGCCGAACTCCGGTTGCGCAATGTGGCGCACCTGGGCCAGGTACGGACCGTACTCATCGAAACCTCGGGCGAGTTCAGTGTGCTGTATTATCCCGACGACCAGGTAAAATATGGCCTGCCCATTTTCCCCGACGAACTACAAAAAAAGCTCGGCGATGGCCGTCTTCCCGGTAAAAACTGCGAATACATCGCATGCGCCAAATGCGGCGGCCTGCGCGAAAAAAATCAGGGAGAAAATTTGCCTGCATGTACGGAATGTGACGTTTGTGAATGGGTGGAAGCCTCGAATGCGAAGCGAATAGCCTGA
- a CDS encoding RNA polymerase sigma-70 factor translates to MSTAYRERNDLELWQLAKVSDDSLAFAELHRRYSARLYALALRKTGNGGASEDLVQDLFVHLWLQRADINIEKAFNIYLFSALKNRIISYLRKQIVHHTISLSDVDLETLSSQSANLVQEWLSLKEVQEIYSRELGNLPEKSKHVFEMSRSGVPNREIAEMLGLSEKTVEFHISKCLRVLRARFGYVVNVLVWILANAI, encoded by the coding sequence ATGAGTACGGCCTATCGCGAAAGAAACGACCTGGAATTATGGCAGCTGGCAAAGGTTTCGGACGATTCACTGGCCTTTGCGGAACTGCACCGCAGGTATTCGGCGAGGCTCTACGCACTGGCGTTGCGCAAAACGGGAAACGGCGGGGCATCCGAAGATCTCGTACAGGACCTGTTCGTGCATTTGTGGCTGCAACGCGCGGACATCAACATCGAAAAAGCGTTCAATATTTATCTGTTTTCCGCGCTCAAGAACCGCATTATCTCCTATCTGCGGAAACAGATCGTCCATCATACCATTTCACTAAGCGACGTCGACCTGGAAACGCTGTCCTCTCAATCGGCCAATCTGGTGCAGGAATGGCTGTCGCTGAAAGAGGTACAGGAAATCTACTCGCGCGAACTCGGGAACCTGCCCGAAAAAAGCAAGCATGTTTTCGAGATGAGCCGTAGCGGGGTTCCCAATAGGGAAATCGCCGAAATGCTGGGGCTTTCCGAGAAGACGGTCGAGTTTCACATCAGCAAATGCCTGAGGGTGTTGCGGGCCCGGTTCGGATACGTGGTGAATGTGCTCGTATGGATACTGGCCAACGCCATATAG